The following nucleotide sequence is from Streptomyces brevispora.
TCGGCGACGCCCGCCGCAGGGTGGAGCATCGCCCATCAGGTGGCCCATCTGAGCTGGACCGACGAGGTCGCCCTGCTCTCCGCCACCGACCCCGAGCGGTTCGGCGGCGAGGTCGCGCGGGCGATGCGGGACCCCGAGGGCTTCGTCGGCGAGGCCGCCGGCGCCGTCGTGGCGGCGTACGCCCCGGGCGCCCTGCTCACTCGCTGGCGCACCGGGCGGGAGCGGCTTCAGGAAGCCCTGCGCGCGGCCCCCGCCGGGACCCGGTTTCCCTGGTACGGGCCGCCCATGAGCGTCGCATCGATGGCGACCGGGCGGCTCATGGAGACCTGGGCGCACGGCCAGGACGTGGCCGACGCACTCGGTGTCACCCGCGCCCCCACCGCCCGGCTGCGGCACGTCGCCCGCATCGGGGTACGGGCCCGGGACTACGCCTTCCTCGTACGGGGGATCAAGGCGCCCGACGAGGAGTTCCGGGTAGAACTGATCGCACCCGGTGGGGAGTTGATCGGTTACGGGCCGGAGGGCGCCGCCCAGCGGGTCACCGGGCCGCTGCACGACTTCTGCCTGCTCGTCACCCAGCGCGCCCACCGCGACGACCTCGCCGTACGGGCCGAGGGGGCGGACGCCGACACCTGGCTGGACATCGCCCAGGCCTTCGCCGGGCCCGCCGGACCCGGACGCGCCCCGAAGCAGGGGAGCGGCAAGTGACGGACGCGCCCGTGCCCGCCCCGCTGCGGATCGGCAACGCTTCCGGGTTCTACGGCGACCGCTTCGACGCCGTGCGCGAGATGCTCACCGGCGGCCCCCTCGACATCCTCACCGGCGACTACCTAGCCGAGCTCACCATGCTCATCCTCGGCCGCAGCCGGCTGAAGGACCCCTCGCGCGGCTACGCCACCACCTTCCTGCGGCAACTGGAGGAGGGCCTCGGGCTCGCCCGGGAGCGCGGGGTGCGGATCGTCACCAACGCGGGCGGCCTCAACCCGACCAGACTGGCCGACGCCGTAAGGGAGTTGGCCGACAAGGTGGGCGTGCCCGTGCGCGTCGCGCACGTCGAGGGCGACAGCCTGCCCGTCCCCGACGGATACCTCACCGCCAACGCCTACCTCGGGGGCGACGGCATCGCCGCCTGCCTGCGGGCCGGGGCCGACGTCGTCGTCACCGGCCGGGTCACCGACGCCGCGCTCGTCACCGGGCCCGCCACCGCCCACTTCGGCTGGGGACCCGACGACCACGACGCGCTCGCCGGAGCCGTCGTCGCCGGGCACGTGCTGGAGTGCGGCACCCAGGCCACCGGCGGGAACTACTCCTTCTTCCGCGGCCACGACCTCCGGCGCCCCGGCTTCCCCGTCGCCGAGATCCACGCCGACGGCACGTCCGTCATCACCAAGCACGACGGAACCGGCGGCGTCGTCGACGTCGGCACGGTCACCGCCCAACTGCTGTACGAGACCGGCGGCGCCCGGTACGCGGGACCCGACGTCACCGCCCGGCTCGACACCGTACGACTGGCGCGGCAGGGCCCCGACCGGGTCAGGATCTCCGGGGTGCGCGGTGAGGCCCCGCCGCCCACCCTCAAGGCCGGGCTCACCCGGCTCGGCGGCTGGCGGGGCGAGGTCGTCTTCGTGCTCACCGGACTCGACATCGAGGCCAAGGCGCAACTCGTCCGGGACCAGTTCGCGGACGCCTTCGCACGTGCCGGGAGGCAGCCCGACGAGGTGCGGTGGGAGCTCGCCCGTACCGACCGGGCCGACGCCGCGACCGAGGAGACCGCGAGCGCCCTGCTCCGGCTCGTCGTCCGTGACCAGGAACCGGACGTCGTCGGGCGCGCCCTCTCCGGCGCCGCGATCGAACTGGCCCTCGGCAGCTACCCGGGCTTCCACGTCACCGCCCCGCCCGGAAAGGGCGCGCCCTACGGGGTGTTCGAGGCCCGGTACATACCGGCGGGAGAGGTGACCCATGTCGCCGTGCTCCCGGACGGGCGGCGGGAAGTGCAGGAGCCGCCCGCCCGCACCCGGGCCCTCCAGGAAGCCGAACAGCCCCCGCTGCCGGATCCGTTGGCCGCCGGGCCCACCCGTACCGTCCCGCTCGGGCTCGTCGCGGGCGCCCGCAGCGGCGACAAGGGCGGGGACGCGAACGTCGGGGTGTGGGTGCGCGACGACGAGGCGTGGCGGTGGCTGGCCCACGAACTGACCGTCGAGCGGTTCCGGGAACTGCTCCCGGAGACCGCCGCACTCCCCGTCGTACGCCATGTCCTGCCGAACCTGCGCGCCCTGAACTTCACCGTCCCCGGGCTCCTCGGCGAGGGCGTCGCCGCCCAGCACCGCTTCGACCCGCAGGCCAAGGCGCTGGGGGAGTGGCTGCGCTCACGCCACCTGCCCGTACCCGTGACCCTGCTGCCGGTGTCGGACGGCGAGGCCTCCGTGACCCTGCTGCCGACACGGGACGGCGAGCCCCCCGTACCCCCGATGGACAGCACCGACGCACCGGAGGTGCACGCATGACCGTCCTGCCCACCGGGCTCGACACCGCGAGCCCCGACTACACCGCCAACCGCGCCGCCATGCTCGACAAGCTCGCCGGTCTCGACGCCGCGCACGCCAAGGCACTGGAGGGCGGCGGCGAGAAGTACGTCGAGCGGCACCGCGCACGCGGCAAGCTGCTGGCCCGTGAGCGCATCGAGTTGCTCATCGACCAGGACACCCCGTTCCTGGAGCTGTCGCCGCTCGCCGCCTGGGGGAGCGACTACGCGGTGGGTGCCTCGCTCGTCACCGGGATCGGAGTGGTCGAGGGCGTGGAGTGCCTGATCACCGCCAACGACCCGACCGTACGCGGCGGCGCCTCCAACCCCTGGACGCTGAAGAAGGCCCTGCGCGCCAACGAGATCGCCTTCGCCAACCGGCTGCCGACCATCAGCCTCGTCGAGTCGGGCGGCGCCGACCTCCCGTCCCAGAAGGAGATCTTCATCCCCGGCGGGGCGCTCTTCCGCGACCTCACCCGGCTGTCGGCCGCCGGCATCCCGACCGTGGCCGTCGTCTTCGGGAACTCCACGGCCGGTGGGGCGTACGTCCCCGGCATGTCCGACCACACCGTCATGATCAAGGAGCGGTCCAAGGTCTTCCTCGGCGGTCCGCCGCTGGTGAAGATGGCCACCGGCGAGGAGAGCGACGACGAATCGCTCGGCGGCGCCGAGATGCACGCGCGCACCTCCGGCCTCGCCGACCACTTCGCCGTCGACGAGCAGGACGCGCTGCGCCAGGCCCGCCGGGTCGTCGCCCGCCTCAACTGGCGCAAGGCGCACGCCGATCCGGGCCCGGCCGAGCCGCCCAAGTACGACGAGGACGAGCTGATCGGCATCGTGCCCGGCGACCTGAAGGTGCCCTTCGACCCGCGCGAGGTCATCGCCCGGCTGGTCGACGGCTCGGACTTCGACGCCTTCAAACCGCTCTACGGGACGAGCCTGGTCACGGGATGGGCCCGGCTGCACGGCTATCCGGTCGGCATCCTCGCCAACGCGCAGGGCGTGCTGTTCAGCGAGGAGTCGCAGAAGGCCGCCCAGTTCATCCAGCTCGCCAACCAGCGTGACATCCCGCTGCTGTTCCTGCACAACACCACCGGCTACATGGTCGGCAAGGAGTACGAGCAGGGCGGCATCATCAAGCACGGCGCGATGATGATCAACGCGGTGTCGAACTCCAGGGTCCCGCATCTGTCCGTGCTGATGGGCGCCTCCTACGGCGCCGGCCACTACGGCATGTGCGGCCGGGCCTACGACCCGCGCTTCCTGTTCGCCTGGCCCAGCAGCAAGTCCGCCGTCATGGGCCCGCAGCAGCTGGCCGGGGTGCTCTCCATCGTCGCCCGCGCCTCCGCCGCCGCGAAGGGGCAGCCGTACGACGACGAGGCCGACGCCGGACTCCGTGCCATGGTCGAGCAGCAGATCGAGTCCGAGTCCCTGCCGATGTTCCTGTCCGGGCGGCTGTACGACGACGGGGTCATCGACCCGCGCGACACCAGGACCGTCCTCGGGCTGTGCCTGTCCGCCATCCACACCGCACCGGTCGAGGGCGCCCGCGGCGGCTTCGGCATCTTCCGGATGTGAGCACCCACATGATCACCACACTGCTCGTCGCCAACCGAGGCGAGATCGCCTGCCGGATCTTCCGCACCTGCCGCACGCTCGGTATAGCCACCGTCGCCGTGTACTCCGACGCGGACGCCGACGCGCTGCACGTAAGGGAGGCCGACACCGCCGTGCGGCTCCCGGGGGCCGCGCCCTCCGCCACGT
It contains:
- a CDS encoding TIGR03084 family metal-binding protein — protein: MSDASAVLDDLRSESEELDLLVAKLSESQWASATPAAGWSIAHQVAHLSWTDEVALLSATDPERFGGEVARAMRDPEGFVGEAAGAVVAAYAPGALLTRWRTGRERLQEALRAAPAGTRFPWYGPPMSVASMATGRLMETWAHGQDVADALGVTRAPTARLRHVARIGVRARDYAFLVRGIKAPDEEFRVELIAPGGELIGYGPEGAAQRVTGPLHDFCLLVTQRAHRDDLAVRAEGADADTWLDIAQAFAGPAGPGRAPKQGSGK
- a CDS encoding acyclic terpene utilization AtuA family protein; amino-acid sequence: MPAPLRIGNASGFYGDRFDAVREMLTGGPLDILTGDYLAELTMLILGRSRLKDPSRGYATTFLRQLEEGLGLARERGVRIVTNAGGLNPTRLADAVRELADKVGVPVRVAHVEGDSLPVPDGYLTANAYLGGDGIAACLRAGADVVVTGRVTDAALVTGPATAHFGWGPDDHDALAGAVVAGHVLECGTQATGGNYSFFRGHDLRRPGFPVAEIHADGTSVITKHDGTGGVVDVGTVTAQLLYETGGARYAGPDVTARLDTVRLARQGPDRVRISGVRGEAPPPTLKAGLTRLGGWRGEVVFVLTGLDIEAKAQLVRDQFADAFARAGRQPDEVRWELARTDRADAATEETASALLRLVVRDQEPDVVGRALSGAAIELALGSYPGFHVTAPPGKGAPYGVFEARYIPAGEVTHVAVLPDGRREVQEPPARTRALQEAEQPPLPDPLAAGPTRTVPLGLVAGARSGDKGGDANVGVWVRDDEAWRWLAHELTVERFRELLPETAALPVVRHVLPNLRALNFTVPGLLGEGVAAQHRFDPQAKALGEWLRSRHLPVPVTLLPVSDGEASVTLLPTRDGEPPVPPMDSTDAPEVHA
- a CDS encoding acyl-CoA carboxylase subunit beta; this encodes MTVLPTGLDTASPDYTANRAAMLDKLAGLDAAHAKALEGGGEKYVERHRARGKLLARERIELLIDQDTPFLELSPLAAWGSDYAVGASLVTGIGVVEGVECLITANDPTVRGGASNPWTLKKALRANEIAFANRLPTISLVESGGADLPSQKEIFIPGGALFRDLTRLSAAGIPTVAVVFGNSTAGGAYVPGMSDHTVMIKERSKVFLGGPPLVKMATGEESDDESLGGAEMHARTSGLADHFAVDEQDALRQARRVVARLNWRKAHADPGPAEPPKYDEDELIGIVPGDLKVPFDPREVIARLVDGSDFDAFKPLYGTSLVTGWARLHGYPVGILANAQGVLFSEESQKAAQFIQLANQRDIPLLFLHNTTGYMVGKEYEQGGIIKHGAMMINAVSNSRVPHLSVLMGASYGAGHYGMCGRAYDPRFLFAWPSSKSAVMGPQQLAGVLSIVARASAAAKGQPYDDEADAGLRAMVEQQIESESLPMFLSGRLYDDGVIDPRDTRTVLGLCLSAIHTAPVEGARGGFGIFRM